From the Octadecabacter antarcticus 307 genome, one window contains:
- a CDS encoding DeoR family transcriptional regulator: MTIPFKHPYTRIEYVVDEVGVSRQTAGKYLNELEASGLLKKMKVGLNNYYINGPLVQLLAKP; this comes from the coding sequence TTGACGATCCCGTTTAAGCACCCATATACGCGCATCGAATATGTCGTCGATGAGGTTGGAGTAAGCCGGCAAACGGCGGGAAAGTACCTTAACGAACTTGAAGCCTCAGGACTTCTCAAGAAAATGAAAGTTGGCCTGAACAATTACTACATCAACGGACCGTTAGTTCAGTTGCTCGCGAAACCCTAA
- a CDS encoding IS6 family transposase — protein sequence MIKPKQSGAFLGYRFSPEIIAYAVWAYHRFPMSLRDVEDLLAARGIIVSHETIRAWVAKFGSQYAKVIRRDRPKVADKWHLDEVVLPTNGKKYWLWRAVDSNGDVLDILVQSRRNKRAADRFFRELFKTFGAPRVVVTDKLRSYGAALKDLAPGIEHRSHKRLNNRSEGSHRPTRRREKCMGRFKSPRQAQQFLSVHDQIQNVFRHRRHTLSAACYRQSRADAHWIWDDITRVLKAA from the coding sequence ATGATCAAGCCCAAGCAATCTGGCGCCTTCTTAGGCTATCGTTTTTCTCCTGAGATCATCGCATACGCCGTCTGGGCCTATCACCGATTTCCCATGAGTTTGCGCGATGTCGAGGACTTGCTGGCAGCACGCGGGATTATAGTCAGCCACGAGACCATCCGCGCTTGGGTAGCGAAATTCGGATCACAATATGCCAAGGTGATCCGCCGAGATCGACCCAAAGTGGCGGACAAATGGCACCTGGACGAAGTTGTCCTTCCGACAAACGGCAAGAAGTATTGGCTATGGCGCGCTGTCGACAGCAACGGCGATGTGCTGGACATCCTCGTCCAGTCTCGGCGAAATAAACGGGCCGCGGATCGGTTTTTCCGCGAGCTATTCAAAACATTTGGCGCGCCACGGGTCGTTGTGACGGACAAACTCCGAAGCTACGGGGCCGCACTAAAGGACCTCGCTCCAGGCATCGAGCACCGAAGCCATAAGAGACTCAACAATCGATCCGAAGGGTCGCACAGGCCGACCCGGCGGCGAGAAAAATGCATGGGTCGGTTCAAATCACCCCGCCAAGCGCAACAATTTCTCTCCGTCCACGATCAAATCCAAAATGTCTTCCGCCACCGCCGCCACACGCTTTCAGCCGCTTGCTACCGTCAGTCCAGAGCCGACGCCCATTGGATCTGGGACGACATCACGCGAGTGCTGAAGGCTGCTTGA
- the pyrF gene encoding orotidine-5'-phosphate decarboxylase, protein MPDLKTADDRLIVALDMPDALSGMAMAEKIGDAVSFYKIGLGMLTGGGLALANELADEHGKRIFLDMKLFDIGATVEAAVRGLSQFGHDFLTVHGDPHVVRAAAQTKGDMKILAVTILTSLDRADLDASCIKAGDITDLVQERAGLALSNGADGVIASPQEAALIRALPEAEGKLIITPGVRPAGADLGDQKRVTTPAQAIANGADHVVVGRPIWQHSDPKAAAEAILVELHSPQEMS, encoded by the coding sequence ATGCCCGATTTGAAGACCGCTGATGACCGCCTGATCGTTGCCTTGGATATGCCAGACGCATTGTCTGGAATGGCAATGGCCGAAAAAATCGGCGATGCAGTGTCTTTCTATAAAATAGGGTTGGGCATGCTGACTGGCGGTGGGCTGGCCTTGGCCAATGAGCTTGCCGACGAACACGGCAAACGTATTTTCCTCGATATGAAGCTGTTCGATATCGGCGCCACCGTTGAGGCTGCGGTGCGTGGCCTGTCGCAGTTCGGCCATGATTTCCTGACTGTGCACGGTGACCCCCATGTGGTGCGCGCTGCGGCACAGACCAAAGGCGACATGAAAATCCTCGCCGTTACGATCCTGACGTCTTTGGATCGCGCCGATCTGGATGCATCCTGCATCAAGGCGGGCGATATTACCGATCTGGTTCAAGAACGCGCAGGGCTGGCGCTGTCCAATGGCGCGGATGGCGTGATCGCGTCACCGCAAGAAGCGGCCTTGATCCGCGCGCTGCCAGAAGCCGAGGGTAAGCTGATCATAACCCCCGGTGTGCGCCCTGCTGGGGCCGATCTCGGCGATCAAAAGCGGGTCACGACCCCTGCGCAAGCAATCGCAAACGGCGCAGATCACGTGGTTGTCGGGCGTCCAATCTGGCAACATAGTGATCCCAAAGCGGCAGCTGAAGCGATTTTGGTAGAACTCCACTCCCCACAGGAAATGTCCTAA
- the clpB gene encoding ATP-dependent chaperone ClpB has translation MNLEKFTERSRGFIQAAQTIAMRESHQRLAPEHLLKALLDDDQGLAANLINASGGDAARVLQNVDIALAKMPTVTGDAAQTFMDGTTGKMLAEAEKLAKKAGDSFVPVERILMALTMVKSKAKDALDAGNVTAQTLNSAINDIRKGRTADTASAEEGYDALKKYAMDLTARAREGKIDPIIGRDEEIRRAMQVLSRRTKNNPVLIGEPGVGKTAIAEGLALRIVNGDVPESLRNKSLLSLDMGALIAGAKYRGEFEERLKAVLNEVTEAVGEIIIFIDEMHTLVGAGKGDGAMDAANLIKPALARGELHCVGATTLDEYRKYVEKDAALARRFQPIVVQEPTVEDTISILRGIKEKYELHHGVRISDSALVAAATLSHRYITDRFLPDKAIDLMDEAASRLRMEVDSKPEELDQLDRQVMQLQIEAAALRMEDDQASKDRLKKLEGELSKVQEQSVSMTAKWQAERDKLEGARCLKEDLDQARAELDIAKRQGNLAKAGELSYGVIPQLEKQLGDGEDSNLMVEEAVRPEQIASVVERWTGIPVARMLEGEREKLLRMEDGLHKRVIGQDTAVRSVANAVRRARAGLNDEGRPLGSFLFLGPTGVGKTELTKAVAEFLFDDDNAMVRLDMSEFMEKHSVSRLIGAPPGYVGYDEGGVLTEAVRRRPYQVILFDEVEKAHPDVFNVLLQVLDDGVLTDGQGRTVDFKQTLIILTSNLGSQALSQLPEGSDMADAKRNVMDAVRAHFRPEFLNRLDETVIFDRLARTDMDGIVTIQMSRLLKRLASRKINLALDDGARKWLADEGYDPVFGARPLKRVIQRALQDPLAEMLLSGDVKDGDTVPVSAGVDGLLVGDRISVSNRPKPDEAVVH, from the coding sequence ATGAACTTAGAAAAGTTCACAGAGCGGTCGCGCGGTTTTATTCAAGCCGCCCAGACGATCGCGATGCGTGAAAGCCATCAACGGCTTGCCCCTGAACATTTGCTCAAGGCCCTGCTTGATGATGATCAAGGACTGGCTGCGAACCTTATTAATGCGTCTGGCGGCGATGCTGCACGGGTTTTGCAGAACGTCGATATTGCACTGGCCAAAATGCCCACAGTGACGGGTGATGCAGCGCAAACCTTTATGGACGGAACAACTGGCAAAATGTTGGCGGAGGCTGAAAAGCTCGCCAAGAAGGCTGGCGATAGCTTTGTGCCTGTCGAACGTATTCTTATGGCGCTCACGATGGTTAAATCCAAAGCCAAAGATGCGCTGGACGCCGGTAACGTGACGGCACAAACGCTCAATTCTGCCATCAACGACATCCGTAAAGGTCGCACGGCTGACACGGCGTCGGCTGAAGAAGGCTATGACGCGCTGAAGAAATACGCGATGGACCTGACGGCGCGTGCCCGCGAAGGCAAAATTGATCCGATTATCGGTCGTGACGAAGAAATCCGTCGCGCGATGCAGGTTTTGTCGCGCCGAACAAAAAACAACCCTGTATTGATCGGCGAACCTGGCGTGGGTAAGACTGCGATTGCCGAAGGTTTGGCGCTGCGCATTGTCAACGGTGACGTGCCGGAATCATTGCGCAATAAATCGCTGTTGTCGCTCGATATGGGCGCGTTGATTGCTGGTGCGAAGTACCGTGGCGAATTCGAAGAACGCCTTAAGGCTGTGCTGAACGAAGTCACCGAAGCGGTGGGTGAGATCATCATTTTTATCGATGAGATGCACACGCTTGTTGGTGCGGGTAAAGGCGACGGTGCGATGGACGCCGCGAACCTGATTAAGCCTGCATTGGCGCGTGGTGAGCTGCACTGTGTTGGTGCGACGACGCTGGATGAATACCGCAAATACGTTGAAAAAGACGCAGCCCTTGCACGGCGTTTCCAGCCAATTGTCGTTCAGGAACCGACCGTCGAAGACACGATCAGCATCCTGCGTGGCATCAAAGAAAAATATGAATTGCACCACGGCGTGAGGATTTCGGACAGCGCGCTGGTCGCGGCGGCAACACTTAGCCACCGTTATATTACTGACCGTTTCTTGCCTGATAAAGCCATTGACCTTATGGATGAAGCCGCGTCGCGCTTGCGCATGGAAGTGGACAGCAAACCCGAAGAACTCGACCAGCTTGACCGGCAAGTTATGCAATTGCAGATCGAAGCCGCAGCCTTGCGTATGGAGGACGATCAGGCGTCGAAAGATCGTCTTAAAAAGCTTGAGGGTGAATTGTCAAAGGTGCAGGAGCAATCCGTCAGCATGACAGCAAAGTGGCAAGCGGAACGTGATAAACTCGAAGGGGCGCGTTGTCTAAAAGAAGACCTTGATCAGGCCCGCGCCGAGTTAGATATCGCGAAACGTCAGGGTAACCTCGCCAAGGCGGGGGAGCTGTCTTACGGCGTGATCCCGCAGCTTGAAAAGCAGCTGGGCGACGGTGAAGACAGCAATCTTATGGTCGAAGAAGCCGTGCGCCCTGAACAGATTGCCAGCGTGGTTGAACGTTGGACAGGCATCCCCGTCGCCAGAATGCTCGAAGGTGAGCGTGAAAAGCTGCTGCGCATGGAAGACGGGCTGCACAAGCGCGTCATTGGGCAGGACACAGCTGTTCGGTCTGTCGCCAACGCCGTGCGTCGTGCACGCGCGGGCCTGAACGATGAGGGGCGGCCATTGGGCAGTTTCCTGTTCCTCGGGCCAACGGGTGTCGGTAAAACCGAGCTCACCAAAGCCGTGGCAGAATTCCTGTTTGATGATGATAATGCGATGGTGCGCTTGGATATGTCCGAGTTTATGGAGAAACATTCGGTGTCGCGTCTTATCGGTGCCCCTCCGGGCTATGTTGGATATGACGAAGGTGGCGTATTGACTGAAGCTGTGCGGCGACGTCCGTATCAGGTGATCCTGTTTGACGAGGTCGAAAAGGCGCATCCCGATGTGTTTAACGTCTTGTTACAGGTATTGGATGACGGCGTGTTGACAGACGGACAAGGTCGCACTGTCGATTTCAAACAGACGTTGATCATTCTGACATCAAACCTCGGATCACAGGCGCTCAGCCAGTTGCCCGAAGGGTCAGACATGGCGGACGCCAAGCGCAATGTTATGGATGCGGTGCGGGCACATTTCCGGCCGGAATTTCTGAACCGCCTTGATGAAACGGTTATCTTTGATCGCCTTGCACGGACCGACATGGACGGGATCGTCACGATCCAGATGTCGCGGCTTTTGAAACGGCTTGCGTCGCGTAAAATCAATCTGGCACTGGATGACGGTGCGCGCAAATGGTTGGCTGATGAAGGCTACGACCCGGTGTTTGGCGCACGGCCATTAAAGCGGGTGATCCAGCGTGCTTTGCAAGACCCGCTGGCGGAAATGCTGCTCTCAGGGGACGTGAAAGACGGTGACACCGTGCCGGTTTCGGCGGGCGTTGACGGGTTGTTGGTGGGGGATCGGATCAGCGTTTCGAACCGCCCGAAGCCTGACGAAGCGGTGGTTCATTAA
- a CDS encoding fasciclin domain-containing protein, giving the protein MLRRTFMAATATLALTASTAFADGHSKDIVDTAVDAGTFTTLVAAVTAAGLVDTLKSEGPFTVFAPTDEAFAALPEGTVEGLLADPEALTAILTYHVVAGKVMSGDLSDGMTAATVNGADVTIMTEGGVMVNGANVVTADIEASNGVIHVIDTVLMPPM; this is encoded by the coding sequence ATGCTTCGTCGTACTTTCATGGCCGCTACGGCCACACTCGCCCTGACCGCATCTACAGCATTTGCGGACGGTCATTCCAAAGACATCGTGGACACCGCCGTTGACGCGGGCACGTTCACAACGCTGGTAGCTGCTGTTACAGCTGCTGGCTTGGTCGACACGCTGAAAAGCGAAGGCCCGTTCACAGTTTTTGCACCAACGGATGAAGCGTTTGCTGCCCTTCCCGAAGGCACTGTCGAAGGCCTGCTGGCTGATCCAGAAGCCCTCACCGCGATCCTGACGTACCACGTCGTTGCCGGCAAAGTGATGTCTGGTGATCTGTCGGATGGCATGACTGCCGCAACCGTAAACGGCGCAGACGTCACAATCATGACCGAAGGCGGAGTGATGGTGAATGGCGCGAACGTGGTTACTGCAGATATCGAAGCGTCCAACGGTGTCATCCACGTAATCGATACTGTTTTGATGCCACCGATGTAA
- the msrP gene encoding protein-methionine-sulfoxide reductase catalytic subunit MsrP: MANRWKNTFTRADITPEPLWLNRRAVLAGMASAGALGGAVAAQEALEPNTWEEITTYNNFYEFGTGKSDPADNSGDMITDPWEVTIDGMVDNPGTFSLADLAADMTMEERLYRFRCVEAWAMVIPWNGFELADLLNKAGIQTGATHVAFETAVLPDVMEGVQRRVIDFPYVEGLRLDEAMHPLTIMATGVYGRPMANQNGAPIRLVVPWKYGFKSIKSIVRITVTNEQPPTTWNKIGPREYGFYSNVNPEVDHPRWSQASERLIGGGLFSSRQDTLMFNGYPEVASLYDGMDLTTNY; encoded by the coding sequence ATGGCCAACCGCTGGAAAAACACCTTCACCCGTGCAGATATCACGCCGGAACCACTTTGGTTGAACCGCCGCGCGGTCCTTGCCGGTATGGCAAGTGCGGGTGCTTTGGGCGGTGCAGTCGCTGCGCAAGAAGCGCTTGAGCCGAATACGTGGGAAGAAATCACCACTTACAATAACTTTTATGAATTCGGCACGGGTAAATCAGATCCGGCAGACAATTCGGGCGATATGATCACCGATCCTTGGGAAGTTACGATTGACGGTATGGTTGATAATCCGGGGACGTTTTCGTTGGCCGATCTGGCTGCCGATATGACGATGGAGGAACGCCTGTATCGTTTCCGCTGTGTCGAAGCGTGGGCGATGGTGATCCCGTGGAATGGTTTTGAACTCGCTGATCTGCTGAACAAGGCCGGTATCCAGACCGGCGCCACCCATGTGGCGTTTGAGACAGCGGTTTTGCCGGATGTCATGGAAGGCGTGCAGCGTCGGGTAATTGATTTCCCCTATGTCGAAGGCTTGCGTCTGGATGAGGCGATGCACCCGCTTACGATTATGGCGACGGGCGTTTACGGACGGCCCATGGCAAACCAAAACGGCGCGCCAATCCGTTTGGTCGTGCCGTGGAAGTACGGGTTCAAGTCGATCAAATCCATCGTTCGGATCACCGTGACCAATGAACAGCCACCGACCACATGGAACAAGATCGGTCCGCGCGAATATGGGTTTTATTCAAACGTGAACCCTGAGGTCGATCACCCCCGCTGGAGCCAAGCGTCCGAACGCTTGATCGGTGGTGGCTTGTTCTCGTCTCGCCAAGACACGTTGATGTTCAATGGCTATCCCGAAGTCGCCAGTCTTTATGACGGCATGGATCTGACAACGAACTATTGA
- the msrQ gene encoding protein-methionine-sulfoxide reductase heme-binding subunit MsrQ, whose translation MIDTINTYARKIPTWALYLLLVIPIPYLFYSAATGGMGIEPINALEREMGDLTLKLIIVGLAVTPLRKYLKLNLLKFRRAIGVMAFVYVVVHLGIWVVLDMSLRWEQMWGDIWKRPYITIGMAAFLMMIPLVITSNNLSLRKIGGAAWRKLHKLVYLIAVLGAVHFIMVQKVWEVEPLLHLAVILALLATRYKPSQKAAVVSARG comes from the coding sequence ATGATCGATACCATCAACACCTACGCCCGAAAAATCCCAACTTGGGCGCTTTATCTTCTTCTGGTGATCCCGATCCCGTACCTATTTTACAGTGCTGCAACAGGCGGCATGGGTATTGAACCAATCAATGCGCTTGAACGCGAAATGGGGGACCTGACGCTGAAACTGATTATCGTCGGCCTCGCGGTTACGCCGCTGCGCAAATATCTGAAGTTGAATCTGCTGAAATTCCGCCGCGCAATTGGTGTGATGGCGTTCGTCTATGTCGTGGTTCACTTGGGGATTTGGGTCGTGCTGGATATGTCCCTGCGCTGGGAACAAATGTGGGGCGATATCTGGAAGCGTCCCTATATTACCATCGGTATGGCGGCGTTCTTGATGATGATCCCGTTGGTGATCACATCCAACAACCTCTCCCTGCGAAAAATTGGCGGTGCCGCGTGGCGCAAGTTGCACAAACTTGTCTACCTGATCGCGGTGCTTGGGGCTGTGCATTTTATAATGGTGCAAAAAGTTTGGGAAGTTGAACCGTTGCTGCATCTCGCCGTGATTCTTGCGCTGCTGGCGACACGTTACAAGCCGTCACAAAAAGCGGCTGTTGTTTCAGCACGCGGTTGA
- a CDS encoding MFS transporter, with protein sequence MTPLATRNATLLIMALFMLQPMAFGAWLAMIPYVKESLGLSKADLAVALLGLPVALIPTLQLASRVVAKIGPRKTFAILLPIQTVVVLLPFLTSGVGGLFMTLALFGAVVAFLEVALNTYAGRLEKSAKLTIMSSCHGFWALGVMIGSLLATAFFGLGPILAVFLICAVTCGGGVWAGLSLPRLKGEEDSASVKPQKLREMPKALFLIALFVLAVTLAEGAMTDWAAVYLAERWGGGPEDAGIAVSIFAGFLAAGRFAGDFLKRKLGARGVARLTVGLAIAGVACLTVPSGVTAIFIGFALVGVGVSIGFPLGISAAAGLDDTHEAQNIATMAMIAMSGFLVGPPLIGFVAEAVSLRVALLGLFPGLCFAFWLTWIFPTVEATASRDESSGG encoded by the coding sequence ATGACCCCATTGGCCACGCGCAACGCAACACTTCTTATCATGGCGCTGTTTATGCTTCAGCCAATGGCCTTTGGCGCATGGCTGGCGATGATCCCTTATGTCAAGGAAAGTTTAGGGCTGAGCAAAGCAGACCTTGCGGTCGCGCTGCTTGGATTACCGGTTGCGTTGATCCCAACATTGCAACTGGCCAGCCGTGTCGTGGCCAAGATCGGGCCGCGTAAAACGTTCGCGATCTTACTCCCTATTCAAACTGTTGTTGTGCTGCTGCCATTCCTGACCAGTGGCGTCGGCGGCCTCTTTATGACGCTTGCCCTGTTTGGTGCGGTGGTCGCGTTCCTTGAAGTTGCTCTCAATACCTATGCCGGACGATTAGAAAAATCTGCGAAATTGACTATCATGTCGAGCTGCCATGGATTTTGGGCGCTGGGTGTGATGATCGGGTCCTTACTCGCGACAGCGTTTTTTGGTCTTGGCCCGATCTTGGCGGTTTTTCTTATCTGTGCGGTTACCTGTGGGGGAGGGGTTTGGGCTGGACTAAGCCTGCCGCGACTTAAGGGGGAAGAAGACAGCGCATCCGTTAAGCCGCAAAAATTGCGCGAAATGCCGAAAGCCTTGTTTCTCATCGCCTTGTTCGTTCTTGCGGTGACGCTGGCCGAAGGCGCGATGACGGATTGGGCGGCGGTCTATCTGGCGGAACGATGGGGCGGCGGCCCCGAAGACGCAGGGATCGCGGTGTCGATCTTTGCGGGCTTCTTGGCGGCGGGGCGATTTGCCGGCGATTTCCTTAAACGAAAGCTCGGCGCGCGTGGCGTTGCGCGGCTCACGGTTGGGTTGGCAATTGCGGGGGTCGCCTGTCTGACGGTTCCATCCGGTGTTACGGCCATCTTCATTGGCTTTGCTTTGGTCGGGGTCGGGGTGTCGATCGGCTTTCCACTGGGTATATCGGCGGCAGCTGGTCTTGATGACACCCATGAGGCGCAGAACATCGCGACAATGGCGATGATCGCGATGAGCGGATTTCTTGTTGGACCGCCGCTTATCGGATTCGTGGCCGAGGCTGTTTCGCTGCGCGTCGCTTTACTAGGCCTTTTCCCTGGTCTTTGTTTTGCATTTTGGCTGACTTGGATTTTCCCGACGGTTGAAGCAACTGCGAGTCGGGACGAATCTTCGGGTGGTTGA
- a CDS encoding IS6 family transposase — protein sequence MKIDFKGNHFPKSVILYAVFFYVRYGVSYRDLKEIMAERGVEIDHATLNRWVVKFSPLIAANAQARKKPTAVSWRMDETYIKVRGEWTYLYRAVDREGETLDFMLSKRRDTGAARRFFKRAVGTNGVPDRIAIDKSGANLAGLQSLNVILKFTGAGQIISIFQSKYLNNIVEQDHRFIKRITRPMLGFKAFHSAATTLAGIETAHMIRKGQLAQTGIPAFKQFAALAA from the coding sequence GTGAAAATTGATTTCAAAGGGAACCACTTCCCCAAAAGCGTGATCCTGTACGCTGTATTTTTCTACGTACGTTATGGCGTCTCGTATCGTGATTTAAAGGAAATCATGGCCGAACGCGGCGTTGAAATCGATCATGCCACTCTGAACCGGTGGGTGGTGAAATTCTCACCATTGATTGCTGCAAACGCGCAGGCCAGAAAGAAACCGACAGCCGTCTCTTGGCGAATGGATGAAACGTATATCAAGGTTCGTGGTGAGTGGACCTATCTTTACCGCGCTGTTGATCGCGAAGGGGAAACTCTTGATTTTATGTTGTCAAAGCGTCGTGACACCGGCGCCGCTCGAAGGTTCTTCAAGCGCGCCGTTGGCACTAACGGTGTTCCAGATCGTATTGCGATCGACAAGAGTGGTGCCAATTTGGCTGGCCTGCAAAGCCTCAATGTCATCCTTAAATTCACGGGAGCTGGTCAGATTATCAGTATCTTTCAATCTAAATATCTCAACAATATTGTGGAGCAGGATCATCGATTCATCAAGCGGATCACACGGCCAATGCTGGGCTTCAAAGCGTTCCATTCTGCTGCAACAACATTGGCTGGGATCGAAACTGCGCATATGATCCGCAAGGGCCAACTAGCCCAAACAGGCATCCCGGCATTCAAGCAGTTCGCAGCCCTCGCAGCATAA
- a CDS encoding ATP-binding cassette domain-containing protein — MNQTLRQFGPTQDLAAIVTFEHRIAEARLSTKKAAGLLTRLREGRLAWSKQLSHRAVVEHIREHIDEPPNKPREELLVSAMSRRAQMEAAAEAVRQVKEIAKAASADISFELEEFDAEYIKPLGFLMSQINQAILCDPRVGIDLVVKKKKIEQSAVKSSEVPKSVGAVDPILVHSEGQMAALAVSMLTAANLTFPWSRWKALILDDPLQHNDSIHSAAFADMVGNLVTAEGYQILLSTHDVAQAEFLQRKFRSRRIPCTTLNLLGLGKDGVKWSVKSSSSIEAQVASAK, encoded by the coding sequence TTGAATCAGACTCTAAGACAGTTTGGCCCTACACAGGATTTAGCTGCCATAGTGACTTTCGAACATCGCATTGCCGAGGCCCGTCTATCGACGAAGAAGGCGGCTGGGCTTTTAACTCGTTTGCGCGAAGGACGTCTGGCTTGGTCCAAGCAACTTAGTCATCGCGCGGTGGTCGAACATATTCGCGAACATATAGATGAACCTCCAAATAAGCCACGAGAGGAACTGCTGGTTAGTGCAATGTCGCGCCGGGCTCAAATGGAAGCTGCAGCCGAAGCGGTTCGTCAAGTCAAAGAGATAGCGAAGGCCGCGAGCGCAGATATTAGCTTCGAACTGGAAGAGTTTGACGCTGAGTACATCAAGCCCTTAGGATTTTTGATGTCACAGATAAACCAAGCGATCCTTTGCGATCCGCGCGTTGGTATTGATCTTGTTGTGAAAAAGAAAAAGATTGAGCAAAGTGCGGTTAAGAGTAGTGAGGTTCCGAAATCCGTTGGTGCGGTTGACCCCATTCTCGTACACAGTGAGGGGCAAATGGCAGCCCTTGCGGTCAGTATGCTGACTGCGGCGAACCTGACATTTCCTTGGTCACGATGGAAGGCACTTATTCTTGACGACCCACTTCAACACAATGACTCAATTCACTCCGCTGCGTTCGCAGACATGGTGGGGAATCTAGTCACAGCTGAAGGATATCAAATCCTTCTCTCGACCCATGATGTCGCACAAGCGGAATTTCTGCAGCGTAAGTTTCGCTCGCGCCGTATTCCCTGCACGACTTTGAATTTGCTGGGACTAGGAAAAGACGGAGTTAAGTGGTCGGTCAAGTCGTCTTCCTCCATCGAGGCTCAGGTAGCTTCGGCCAAATGA
- a CDS encoding sugar kinase, with the protein MTRILAIGECMVEMAPTDVAGTYKMGFAGDTMNTAWYLRRLLGTDHQVDYFSAVGTDSASDQMLDFLEEASIGTDHIARSPNWTVGLYIIQLNEGERSFSYWRGQSAARTLAQDDTLLENALMGADVAFFSGITVAILPKGDRDRFLAILAAFKAAGGTVVFDPNLRPKLWKSKEDMTSAIMQAAAVSSISLPSHEDEAEWFGDTDSLATAARYAKAGARTVLVKNGPAEILIHADNTVTTLSPEKIAAVVDTTAAGDSFNAGYLAAIVQGASEMEAAAAGAVLAGKVIRSRGALVAKAT; encoded by the coding sequence ATGACACGTATCCTTGCAATCGGTGAATGTATGGTGGAAATGGCCCCCACGGACGTTGCCGGCACCTACAAAATGGGGTTTGCCGGCGATACGATGAACACCGCATGGTATCTGCGCCGCCTTCTCGGTACCGATCATCAGGTTGACTATTTCTCCGCCGTGGGAACCGACAGCGCCTCGGACCAGATGCTTGACTTTCTTGAAGAGGCAAGCATCGGCACGGACCATATTGCACGCAGCCCCAACTGGACCGTCGGGCTTTACATAATCCAGTTAAACGAGGGCGAACGCAGTTTCAGCTATTGGCGTGGCCAAAGCGCAGCGCGCACGCTTGCACAGGACGATACGCTTCTGGAAAACGCCCTGATGGGTGCGGATGTCGCTTTTTTTTCCGGCATAACCGTCGCAATCTTGCCAAAAGGCGATCGCGACCGTTTCCTTGCTATTTTGGCTGCTTTCAAAGCAGCGGGCGGCACTGTGGTCTTCGATCCGAACTTGCGCCCCAAGCTTTGGAAGTCGAAAGAAGACATGACCAGCGCGATCATGCAGGCCGCAGCAGTGAGCTCAATCAGTTTGCCGTCCCACGAAGACGAAGCAGAATGGTTTGGGGATACCGACAGCCTCGCCACGGCCGCACGCTACGCGAAGGCGGGTGCGCGAACTGTACTCGTCAAAAACGGACCGGCCGAGATCCTGATTCATGCGGACAACACGGTCACAACGCTCAGCCCTGAAAAGATCGCCGCAGTGGTCGACACGACCGCAGCCGGCGACAGCTTCAACGCAGGCTACCTTGCAGCAATCGTGCAAGGCGCGTCAGAGATGGAAGCGGCTGCGGCTGGTGCAGTCTTGGCTGGGAAAGTTATCCGTTCGCGTGGTGCTTTGGTCGCGAAGGCCACCTAG
- a CDS encoding GntR family transcriptional regulator: MEQTTLSDTKEVSLPVIQPAPQPSVSDQVFNALQQRILTLELPPQTKISEADVSKKMGVSRQPVREAFKRLAKLGFLIIRPQTSTMVSLISERDVLRAKFIRIALEVHTCRTACEVITSEGIGALNDLIAQQRAAVAANDKRLFHALDEAFHREICVQSGVDFVWHLILDSKAHMDRIRMLSLDATSQRLALDEHLIILDAITNRKPDDAAAAFAQHLSRIDDLIATIKAENHNWFTDDAK, encoded by the coding sequence ATGGAGCAGACAACCTTATCCGACACCAAAGAAGTGTCGCTGCCGGTCATCCAGCCCGCCCCGCAACCCTCTGTTTCGGATCAGGTTTTCAACGCTCTGCAGCAACGCATCCTGACTCTCGAACTGCCACCCCAAACCAAGATTTCCGAAGCGGATGTTTCAAAGAAAATGGGCGTGTCACGCCAGCCGGTGCGCGAGGCGTTCAAGCGTCTGGCAAAGCTCGGCTTCCTCATCATCCGCCCGCAAACCAGCACGATGGTCAGCCTGATCTCAGAACGCGACGTGCTGCGCGCCAAATTTATCCGCATCGCACTAGAGGTGCACACATGCCGCACCGCGTGCGAGGTCATAACCAGCGAAGGAATCGGAGCGCTGAACGACTTGATCGCGCAACAACGGGCCGCCGTAGCGGCCAATGACAAGCGCCTATTTCATGCCCTTGACGAAGCATTCCACCGGGAAATCTGCGTTCAGTCCGGTGTCGACTTCGTCTGGCACCTGATCCTTGACAGCAAGGCGCATATGGACCGCATTCGCATGCTCTCCCTCGACGCGACCTCACAGCGCCTCGCGCTTGACGAACACCTGATCATCCTTGACGCGATTACCAACCGCAAACCCGATGACGCGGCGGCGGCCTTTGCGCAGCATTTATCGCGGATCGATGATCTCATCGCCACGATCAAGGCGGAGAACCACAACTGGTTCACAGACGATGCCAAATGA